The Corvus hawaiiensis isolate bCorHaw1 chromosome 1, bCorHaw1.pri.cur, whole genome shotgun sequence genomic sequence CACCTCCTCGGGGGGCTCGGCGTGGGGGCACCGCTCCTCCGTCTTCACCAGCAGCCCCTCGctggctgcaggggacagagaGACTGGTCAGTGCCTACCGGGGACACTGAGGCTGTCCCCAAGTCACAGCTCGTCCTGGCTGGGtgctcccccccaccccagccccatgGTGGGGATCGCTCACCAGGACCAGGACCCGGGGGCAGCATCTCCCTCTcgggcagctcccagggctcccGGACACAgggctcctcctcctgcttgaTCCACGACAAGAAGTCGTGCGCAGTGATCAGGGCGTCCGCgcctgcagggagggacagggatggggacagggactcAGCCACGCGGGGCCACATCCTGCTCCGGGAGGCAGGGGAGGGAATGGCTCCGGTGGGTGCAGGCCCAGCCCCGGGCTCACCTGCACAGGGGTCTGGTGGCATCCCCCGCTCCTCCGGGAACTGCTGCTCCCCCACAAAGGCCACCTCCTGCTTGATCCGGGACAGGATGTCGGAGGTGGAGATCAGCGACTCTGTGCACAAGGAGAGACTTGGCCAGGCCAGGAAGGAACCACACGGTGCGACCCACGGCCACCACACCCCGCGGTGTGTGACCCCTGGACTCTGGCCACAGGGGACAGCCCCATCCCACAGCAGTTATGGACATCCAACACCCCCAGGGACATGTGAGGACAGGTAACCATAGGACAGCCCTTGGGCATGGGGGACCCTGAGGTGGCCCATGTGAATGGGTGACGGCGAGACAGCCATGGGGATGGGTGACTGTAGGACAGCCCATTGGAATGGGTGACCCTGAGAcagcccttggggacaggcACAACCCTTGGGAACAGatggctgtggcacagcccaTTGGGGACAGGTGGCAATGGGGCTGGGTGACTGTGACACAGCCCATGGGCTCTGACACAACGTGGTGGCAGCAGGGGACACGTGGATCTCCCAGGGATGGATATCCACGTCACAACAGTCACGGATTTTCTGGGGCCACTCACGGCAGTTCCCAGTCCCAGCTGGAGAACTGGGCCCGGTGGGGATGGGACTgttggggaaggaggaggggcaTCCCTGAGGGAACACGAGGTGGGGGCAGTGGGGATGGGTCCTCCCGCGGTGCCTCACCTGCGCAGGCGTCCGGCggcagctccctctgctccagctcccgcTGCTCGGGGACACAGGGTCCATCCCCGCGCTCGCTGCGGGGCTGCGCCTCGCTCCTGGAGAGGGCCCCATCTGCAGGGGACACAGGCTGATGTCACCAGGGCCAGTCACCCAGGCCCGGGgggacacactggggacacacCAGGCTGCCAGGCCCTGGCATCCCTCCTGGCAGAGAACGCGCCTAAATCCCATGGCAGCTCCATGCTGGAGGTCCCTGAAGTGTGGACACTCAGTTCCTGGGTTCTGGGGGACAAGGACCCTCTCCAGCCCCCTGGGCAGCACCGTGGCAGCACTGGCATGGCACGGCGTGTCACCCTGTCCCCACACACAGCACGAGCCATGGAGCGTTCCCTCTGGAATGGTGTCCCAGGACACAGCGAGTGCCACCACCAACCACTGGCAGGGGGACCAGGGCACCCTCTGGGGAGATGCAGCCATCGCTGCCTCCTGccaggaaatgggaaaagggaCATTTACCCAGGGATAGCAAAGCCTCATAGTTCTCCTTCACCAGGTTGTTGTACAGCTCCTTCTGCCACTCCTCCAGGTTCTTCCACTCCTCCGCTGAGAAGTAGACGGCGATGTCAACAAATGTCACTGGCACCTGTGGGGACAAGACCCCCCGGCTCAGTGGTGCCCACTCCTCAGGGAAACTGAGGGTCCCCCActgtcctgcagccccctggGACCCTCTACCTTGGGGACCTCGCCCCGGGGGCCAGGGGGCAGCCGCAGCACCCAGAAGTTCCTGTTCTTCAGGAGGTTCTCCACGTTCTCCAGGCGCCGCTGGAGCAGCCCGTACTCCTGGATGAGGGTGCCCAGCACGGCCCACTTGCTCTCCATCTGGTTCCCAAATTCCATGGCCGTCTTCTCGCAGTCCAGGAGCTTCTTCTCGGCCGTGCCGGAGCGgccctccaggctgagcaggcgggtggccagcaggtcaatcTTCCTCTCCATGGCCTGCACCGTGGCCACCACGGTCCAGAGCGAGGCCTCGGCAGAGTGCAGCTGCGCCTCCCGCACGTGCGCCCGCtccggcagcagcggcggctgCAGCGGCATCAGGTGAGGGGCTTCCATGTTCCACTCCTGCACCTGGGCCACGGGGAGGGCACGAGTGGGAGGAGGCCCACGGTGACCCCCTGGAGCCTCTGTTCCCCAGTTCCAGGGCTTTtggccaccagcagccccagaacTGCAGGGGACCCCTGAGTTTGATGCCCATCGGTCTGAGGGGACAGTGAGTGACAGTCCAGGGTGGCCGTGGGGGCAGTGCCCATCACTGTCCCCATGGAACACCAGCCTCAGCAGGTCACCATGGTGACCCCCTCCCAACTCGTCACCCCAATCCCTTGGGAGCCATTCCTGGGCCTGCCCAGGCTGGAATCCACTCAGGAGGAGGATGGGTTTgggtgggcagggagcagccagggcaaCTGTGGACCAGGGGTGtccagggacaccttggggacggACAGGGACATGCCAGGACAGAGGTGCCTGGGGCATCCCCGAGCTGAAGCCGGCTCAGAGCATCCCGGGGCACCCCGGGGCATCCCGGGGGCACGGGGATATCCCGGGGCAGAGGTGCCTGGGGACACGCTGGGAACACACGGCCATCCCGGGTCAGCGGGACCCGGGGCATCCCGGGAGCGCTGGGGCCATGGCGGGTCGGGTCCCTGGGGACATCCCGGGGCATCCCGAGGGCACGTGGACATCCCGGGTCAGCGGTGCCCGGCACATCCCGGGGACTCACGGACATCCCGGGGCAGGGGTGCTCAGCCACATCCCGGGGCACCGGGGCCACCGCGGCTCTGGTCCCCGGAGGTGGCGGGGGCCCCGCGGGCTGGGAGTGCCGGAGGGTcccggccggggccgcgggccgggccgggcggcggcgggagcgggagcggggcgggcggggcggctccGCCTGCGGCCGGTGCTCGGTGCCGGtgcccggtgccggtgcccggtgccggtgccccgGGCCGCGCTTACCTGGGCGGGCGCCCACTCGGCCATGGCCCCGCGGAGCTGGGCCGGGCCCCggcggccggggctggggctggggccgggcggcggcggcggcgagcgcggagcggggccgggccggggccggggccggggccgggagcggggccggggccgctgTCGGTGCCTGCgcacgggccgggccccgccgccccgccgagCAGCCACGGGCAGCCGGGGAATCGCATCCGCCTCCTCCGGGCTGGGCGGCagcgggcggggagcggcgggagcgcggaGCACTGCCGCCTACCGGCACCGGCAGCGGCtccgccaccggcgcggccccGGTGCCGCCACCGCCTgccgggagcggccccgccaccggcaccggcacccaCACCGGCTCTGCCACCGGCACCGGCACTGCCACGGTCCGCTGGCACCGGCAGTGGCTCCACCACGGCCGCGGGTACCGGCAGTGGCACCCTCAGTGGCACCGgtgcaccggcaccggcaccggcaccgccaCGTCCACCCCTAGCACCGAGACCCCGGCAGCAGCCGCGGCACTGGCACCACCATGGGAATTGGTATCGGCTCTGTGCCCAGCACCGGTCTCTGCAGCGACATCAGCACCGATGGTGGCACGAACATAAGTGACATTGGCACTGGCGCTGGCACCAGCGCGGGCATCAGTGCTGGCACGGGCACCGGTGTCAGCACCGGCATTGGCATCAGCACCGGCACCAGCACCGGCACCGAGGCCCGGCACCCGCATCACCCCCAGTGCTGGCACTGGCGCTGGGGTCACCACCAGCCCCGCTATCACTACCAAGCCCTGGCTCCAGGATCAGCACCAGCTCCGAGCCCTGGGGGTGCCCAGAGCCCAAAGCCCCCGGGGTACCCCGCACCACGTCCGTGCCACAGCCAGGGccgcagctctgctgtgctgggacaccCCTTCACCCCGGGGCACGCCTGGTGGCACCGAGGGCCACGAGCCGTGTGGGCGAGGACATGACCACCTACACCAGGACCCCCGTCCTGGCCAGAAGACCCTCGTGGGGGGACATTCTGGGTTTGGCACCAGCCCGTGTGCTCATCCCAACCCTGGAACCCTTCACTCTAAcagtgccaggggctggggctcgTGCCAGGGGGAGTGTTCTGGTCCCACTTTCCTGGGATTATCCCCGGAAAAACTCCTCCGGTGCCTCGGAGCTCCAGGATCCAACGGATGGACCACGGCAGGGGCTCCCCTGGGCTGGACACGGACTGGGATGACCCCAGCCCCGGGGGAAGGGAGGGCAGTGGGACAAGAAGGGTTAACGGGCTGAGCAGCATCACGGGAGCCCGAGCAGCCATTTCCCTCCAGGATGTCATCGCTCCCtggcccctgcagcccagctgggacACCCAAGccccccaggccctgccccaTGGCCGAGCCTTTTTCATGGAGACATTTTctccaatatccaatctaaatctgaGTCCATTTCCAattttcccatccctgttccctgggagcagagcccggctgcagcctcctgtcagggagttgtgcagagccacaaggtcccccccggagcctcctttgctccaggctgagcccctttcccagctccctcagccactgaGGTCTCATCTCAGCCATGGATTCACCCACTGCCAGCTCAGACAGGGTTTGCTTGGTTTATTCCCAACGTTTTCCCAACATCTCTTATCATGCACGTGGTATTTCCCTGGGAATGTCAGGTCCTCCTGGGAGAAGCTTTGATCCCCCAGGACAGCACCTGCTGAGGATCCTGCTCTTTGTGGCAGTGGGAGTTAAAGCTGggtctggcacagcagctctgcccttcagGAGTGAGGGGTGCTGgggcctggagcatcccatgggatCCAGCGGTCAGGAGACAGAGGAACCATCCCCTCTGTGGGAATGGAGTTGCATCCCAGTCCAGGACACATTCCCTCCTGCTGGGGCTCTCCAAGGGCTGGGAGCAGTGCAGGATGTCCAGGCTGTAAAACCACATCCCACATTGGAGCATCCCAACCTGGAGAGGCACTGgagacaagggctggagggacaggacacagggaatggcttcccagtgccagagggcacggatgggtgggatattgggaaggaattcctggctgtgaaggtgggaatgggctgggatagaattgccagagcagctgtggctgcccctggatccctggcagtgtccaaggccaggctggacactggggcttggagcagcctgggatagtgggaggtgtccctgcccatggcagggggtttggaatgggatgatccttaacatcccttccaatccaagccaGCCTGGGATTCCATgaggaataaaagcaaagcCAACCCCAGGACTTCACTTATGAGAAGGAAACAATGAGAAGCCCATGGCAAAAGGTTTTTGGGACATTATTCCTGTACTTGGGATGGGCAGGATGCTTTAGGGCCAAGTGTATTTTCCCAATCCTGCTCAGAGCTCCTGGAactccagcacagcaccagctggttctctcctgctcctcagggGCTGCTGCACCCGGAGActtccttccagctggagcctGTGATTGAGGACACCCCTCCAACTGGAGGCAACACATTTTCCCTCTTGGCACTCAACTGGAATAATCAAAAATGCTGAAAACCACCAGCACGTGgggagaaaacacaaaatctgCATGTGCTGCCTCCACAggccctccctcctctcctctcaccTTCTCCCTGCTGCATTTCCACTCCCCAGAGGAACATCACCGgcacactgcacacacaggaaGAATAGAtccatgggtttttttccccagaatttcAGACACCAAAGCAGCATCTCGCCCCACAGGAAATAGATGGGGGTCAGTACAGAAATAGAACCCAAAAATAGAGTTTGTTCTGCAGGTACAGTCATGGGAGAGCAGCTGAAGGGGGGAAATAAAGCCCGGAATCGGTTGCGTCAAACATCAATTACCAGGGgacaatcccattcccaattcTCCACTTTTCATCCCTGAAAACTTCCTGGGTTTCTCTGTGCTACTCTGGATGTTCTCCAGCACGTTGGTGCTGTTGGTGCaccaggtttttttaatgcccCTTTTTGGTACAGCCAATGCTGCTCTATCCAACTCCTGGATGCTGGATGGAGCATGGTAAGAACGACAGGAATTATCCAGCCACTAATTAAAATCAGCTCCTAATCAACGACCATTAGCCCAGCACCAAATCCAATCAGGACTTGACTCAGTTTAGGACAACTGCCTTATCCCAAAGCTTCCCTCTAATCCACACAGGACCATAAACCCCCacctctgcacagagcagggatttTGACAGCTGGAAAGATCTACCCCGGGAAGGCTTTTGGCACGCGGATGATGTGGAAATGCGTCCTGAGGTGGCTGTTGAGGGTGGGCTTCGCCAGGAACCTGCGGCCGCACTCGGCGCAGGCGTGAGGCCGCTGCCCGCTGTGGGTGCGCTGGTGCCGCAGCAGGTACGCGTGGCGGGcaaagctcttcccgcactgcGTGCAGATGAACCACGGCACCGCCGCCTCCTCGGGCCGGCCCTGGTGGCACAGCAGGAACCGCCGGAACTCGTCCAGCTCCCGCCCCGCCAGGACGCTGTTACCGCTCCTCATTGCCACGGGCTTTGCCGCTGGGTCGTGGCCGCTCCCCGACGCTTCCCCCTGCTCCGAGCTGTGGCAGTGCGGGGCTTGGGATGCTCCCAAGGGTGATCCGTGCAGCTGGGTGCCTCCTGCATCCTGCAGGTGGGAGCTGAGCGTGGCACCATCGTGGCCTGGAACAAGGAGATTCCAAACGTGTCCTGTGTCTGATGTAACAGAACACAAACCTCCAAAGAACAATTCCGGATTCACTGCATCCGGACAGAACCCCCAAGTTCTGGGTAAAAAAAAgcagggatgagctgggatCCCCCCTCCCTCCAATCCTACCAATCTCAAGATGCTGCCAGTGAATTCCCACAcacctgtgctggggctggcaggaatTTTCCTTCCCACCAAATCCTGCGGCTCCTTGACCTGCACCGCTCCTCCTGCCGGGACGTGGCTTTTGGGAACAGCATGGTCTGAACAAGGAACAGAAGGAACATGGGAATGATGGTTGTTAATATTTCCCTCTGATGGTTTTCCAGCAAATCCCTGCATCACCCACTCTCTAAAGAGCATCTCTGTTATTCCAGGAAAAGATCCAACGAGGAGGGAACAGCAAACGCAGCTGCCCCGGTGTCTAAAAGGATGGCTGGGAGGCAGGTGAACTGGATTTGTGTCCCAACTTTTACAAAATATTCCAGAAATTACACCCAGAAGattgaaaattaaatgctgGAAAGTGGAAGGTCTGGGATTTGAGCCTTAACCCCAAATTCAGCCGCCTGGTGCTGGGTTTTATGGCTCAGTCCTGTCTTTTCCCCAGCTAATTCCCCTTGTGCAATGCCCCCAGTTTCAGCAGTAGGTTCTTCTAGGAATCAATGCAAGGAATTACCTGAATGCTGAGGAGCCAGGGAGGGCTCAGACAGATTCAGATTTAAAATATCAGTAACTTCAAGCAAACATATAGTTGGGCATTTAAAGCTAATTAACGAgattccttccttttctgggCATCACTCGAGTAATTCAACTATTTCTGCATCAAAATAGTTCAATTCTCTTCATTGAACCCTGAAGCCAAACATACATCAGGGTCTGGGGATGAGGAAAACACAACTTCACTGTAATTAATGAGGGTACAGGATTAATGATCCCGTGtgccactgcagctcctggatcCCAACCTTTTCCACTCCTTGTTCCTTGTTTCTGTTGGCAGGTGCATTCCCTGGGATCCTAAACTCTCCTACAACCTCTTAAAGGAAAATTGTGGAGCTTCTTGTCCCTCACAAAGATTCACAAGCACTTAAAGATGAATTGTCTAAAAATCCAGGGATTTGAGGAGAGACAAGAGCCAGGCCAGACCCAGCACGTGTCCCTTTGGAGAGGGAACACTGACCTCTTCCCAGTGTGATCAAAGATCCATATTTCTCCTTTAGAAGTTGCTTATAAAACTCATTCTGCCAATCCTCCAGTCGTGGCCACTGAGGAAACATCCCAGGGGcctaaaaatcaaaatgtgcCACAGTCAGGGGAGCTGTGAATCCCTGAAAACCCTCTTATCCCAACAGTTTAAACACGTGGcacctcccagctgctcccagcgaTGTCTGTGCTATGTGTAAGCAGCATATTAATGAAGGATTTTACATAAGAACCTTCTACTGTTAATccagaaggagagaaaaggctCTGAAATGATGTGACTCAGCCAGAACAATGATTTGTTCCAACAGCTGGGTCAGAAATTAGTCATAAAAAAAGATATCCATGGTCAGCATCCATGCCCAGCCCCCCCAGGGAATGTAGCTCTTCCTtcaatgagaaagaaaataattcagtgttttaaataaaccCTGGGGCAGTGCCATGATCTGTCAAGCTGGCTGGAAAAGCTCCTCCCTTGTAATGAAGGCTTATTATTAGGGAATaacaatattattattattaatcaaACCCTCGAAGGGATATTTTTCCAAGCTGCTTCCAAGGCTTTACAGGAAAATCTCCCTTTAATCTCATTTATTCCCACTCTCCAACCCCTCAATTACCCTCCAGCGCTTGGGATTCCAGATCCGTTTTCGGGTTTTGTTCCTCCCCACGCCGCAGAAACCCTGGGGGGTGCCCACGAGCCAGCTCCCATCTTCCCCCAGGATGAATTTGTTGGGAACAGCTTCCTTCAGCAGGCGCCGGCTCTTGTGGCTTTTCAAAGGATCCGTCTCGAAGGAGCTCTCCTCGAAATGCTCCGAGCACAGGCGCTGGTATTTGGAGGGGGTCTCCATGTCCCGGCCCATGTTTTGGATCCACTGCCTCAAGAGGGGTTCGTTTTGTAGGGGGAATCCATAAAAAGTGATGGAGCTGTTCTTGTAGGCTCCGTTCGTGCCGTTCTGGCAGTTCAAGGCCGCACAATAAACCATTGTCAAGCACCAGGAGcgggggaaaaaccccaaaaaccacacTGGGAGGAACGTTTAGGGAGTTCCTAATCAACCTCAGTCCCAAATGGGCCTAAACTTCTCCGAAAAACCCCATGGTTTTGAGGTTTTGGCGAAGAGGAAGAGCTGAGGTGACCGAGTGAAACGCGGGGCTGAACTTCCCAcaggtttttcccagctgctccaaaTCCCcgatctgaaaaggaaaaaaaagctttaaaatcaGTGTAATGCCCCCTGAATATGCAGATTTACGTTTCATTTACCcctgctgtgcacacacagacacgaGCTTCGTTCATTTGTGTATCCATGAGGGATCCTGAGCTCCAAAGGTTATCCAGCACACAGCAAATAATCCCCAAAAAATGGAAGTTTGGGGTGTGCCAAGGGCTCCTCCATCATACCAGAGGAGAGTCTCAGGGGTGTTAGCTGTCAGTCAGTGAGGAGATCTTTGGAACAGGGAATAAACCATCCAGGGATCCTGCTGCATCCTGCtctgaagaggaggaagatcCCAAGGTTTGTAGATGCCCGTGGTCAAAAATGAACAAGGATCAGAGGGTCCAAAGAAAGCTCACAGAGCTTGATTAGTAAATTAAGCACTCAGCAGGGAAATTGGTATTTTTGCCCTTATCTTCTGGTAgtaagggaaataaaaggataaaagaaaagagggaagagagaggcagATCagatgggagagggaaggagatcACCAATCCTGACTCCAGCACTGATCCAGTCCTGAGGGCACCTTTTCACAGGTCAGTTCTCCCCACCCTGGAATCAGGTTTCTCCCTTTTCATGTAAATGAATGAGGACGAACAGTCCCTTCTCCCAGATCTTTCTGGAAAGGGGCTTTGGGCGTCTTCATCCACCTCTCCTGGATCAGTGCTTGGTTGACACTCCGTGCCCACTTCCCGACCCCATTCCCACTATGATTTTTCCCATTGCCCTTATCTCCGTGGAGCAGAACAGGGAAGAGGCCCCAGGAAGGTGCTGCCTCACCTGTGTGCCTCCCTTCTCCAACCACAGCCCGTTCTAACGTGCTTGTTACGGGAGTttgggacacagcagcacatcAGCTCCTTGGGGCCAGGTGTCCACAGgaccccagcacaggaagggcagGGACATGTTGAAGAGAGTCCAGAAGAGGCCACGGGGCTGctccgagggctggagcccctctgctttggagccaggctgggagagaagggaaggttCCAGGAAGAGCTCAGagcccttccagggcctaaaggggctccaggagagctggagagggactggggacaaggcatggagggacaggacacagggaatggctttaaactgaaacagagatgggatattgggaaggaattcctggctgggagggtgggcaggccctggcacagggtgcccagagcagctggggctgcccctggatccctggcagtgcccaaggccaggttggacattggggcttggagcagcctggcatagtggaaggtgcccctgcccatggcagggggtgacactggatgatccttaaggtccctttcaacacaaaccattccagcCCAGCGCCGCTTTCACCCCCTGCACATGCCGGGGGTGTCTGTGCCTCTCTCCCCGTCCCACAGCTACGGGGGGAAGTGGGTACCGGCGCTCCCCTCACTGtgctgcggggccggggcccttgggaaggcgcagcagggctgcagcggGGCCGGACACGGCTCTGCGCCCCGGGAAGCCACGCGGGACCCCCGGCGTTCACCGCCACGCTGCGCCGCCATCTTCCGCCCCCTCGGCCGCGCCAAGCCGCAGCAGCCAATCAGAGGCGGTgccgggcagcagcagccaatcGAGAGCCAGCCCTAACCATTCCCCCCACGCTATtggcccgccgcccccggctCCGCCCACCCCCCAGCGCACGGCGGGCTCCACGAGGAGGGGGCGGGCAAAGGCGCTCATCCCTATTGGTCAGCGTGCAGGGAAAGCAGGGCGCTGATTGGacgaggagggaagggaggaggggatTGGGAGCGGCGTCCTCTCGTTGTCCTGGCAACAGCGGCGGGGCCGGAACCGCGGGAACCTGCACCGAGCACCGGCCGCGGGACGGGGAAAGAGCCCCGGGAATCCTCACCCGGGAATCCTCACCGAGCACCGGCCGCGAGACGGGGAAGGAGCCCCGGGAATCCTCACCCGGGAATCCTCACCGAGCACCGGCCGCGGGACGGGGAAAGAGCCCCGGGAATCCTCACCGAGCACCGGCCGCGGGACGGGGAAAGGAGCCCCGGGAATCCTCACCGAGCACCGGCCGCGGGACGAGGAAGGAGCCCCGGGAATCCTCACCCGGGAATCCTCACCGAGCACCGGCCGCGGGACGGGGAAGGAGCCCCGGGAATTCTCACCGAGCACCGGCCGCGGGACGGAGATCCGAGCTCCCTCACCGAGCACCGGCCGCGGAACGGAGCCCTGGCATCCCCTCACCGAGCGCCGGCCGCGGGATGGGGCCGAAGCCCAGAGATCTTTCACCGACCACCGGCAGCAGGACGGGGCTGTAGCCCTGGGGACTCCTCACCGAACACCAGCCGCGGGACGGGACCGGAGCCCCTGGACCCCTCTCCGAGCACCGGTGGGACGGGGCATTCGCCGTCTCGGAGTGCGGGCCCGGGCCCGGGGAGCGGAGGGAACCTCCCCCGCCTGGAGCGCAGGCGGACCCCGGGAccggcccccgccgctcccctcCTCCGCGCCCGTTTCCTCCCAACGCAAAGATGCCTTGAAATCTTGGATTTGGGGGAGGCAGCCGCTGAGTTCCTCCTCTGGCTTCAGCCTCGCTCCTCCCCTCCCGCTGCAGAACGACCCGTGGCATTTGatagttttaattaaaacccCTGAAATTTCCAGCCAACGAATCAAACATCCTGACAAAACTTAAGCAGAAACACGCAGGCGAAAAAAGGCCCTTTAAGGAAGTTTCCTTTAAGGAAAAGTGAAGGAGCTCTGACCCCAAACAGGCTCTTCCCTGACTCAGACACCTctgtttctctatttttttgtttttgccCACGACCCCAACAAGGTGACAGGTGACAAATCCAGACTCTTATTAGTAAAAGGAGTAAATTGTGTCCTTACAAGGCCACACGTCCGACTCAGCCCCGTGAGAGACCCTGAACACGAGCGAAAGGTCTCGGAAGGAGGATGTTTAACGAGCAGCTGCCCTGTCCCGCTCCACAGGGGAGCGAAGTTCCTCAGGCACGGAGATGCCCGGGGTCCAAACGCCAGAGGGTCCCAAAAGAGCTACGAAGTTTGATTGGTAAATTACAGACTTGACATGGAAATTGGGGTGAGTTAGCCCCTTCTGTTCTATtagtaaattaaaaagaaaggaggggagagggagaggtcAGGAAACATCACCAGTCCTGGCTCCAGCGCCGATCCGGGTCTGCAGGATGTGCAGGGTCCCGAGGATGCTGTGCGGGCACCTTCTTATGGGTAAATTTTCCCCGCCCCGGGATCAGGTTTCCCACTTCCCA encodes the following:
- the LOC125324728 gene encoding zinc finger protein 282-like, yielding MPQAPLSWHVPVRPQGVPGHPWSTVALAAPCPPKPILLLSGFQPGQAQEWLPRDWGDELGGGHHGDLLRLVFHGDSDGHCPHGHPGLSLTVPSDRWASNSGVPCSSGAAGGQKPWNWGTEAPGGHRGPPPTRALPVAQVQEWNMEAPHLMPLQPPLLPERAHVREAQLHSAEASLWTVVATVQAMERKIDLLATRLLSLEGRSGTAEKKLLDCEKTAMEFGNQMESKWAVLGTLIQEYGLLQRRLENVENLLKNRNFWVLRLPPGPRGEVPKVPVTFVDIAVYFSAEEWKNLEEWQKELYNNLVKENYEALLSLDGALSRSEAQPRSERGDGPCVPEQRELEQRELPPDACAESLISTSDILSRIKQEVAFVGEQQFPEERGMPPDPCAGADALITAHDFLSWIKQEEEPCVREPWELPEREMLPPGPGPASEGLLVKTEERCPHAEPPEEVGLPGSSGELLFPGTGFGTPEGQAAVPAAVALPAQHRLGKAPGPEPGPGADAGGVPAAPPGPAEERPHGCAECGKSFSGKKSLRIHQRSHAAERPYPCAECGKSFNCHSGLVRHQMIHRGERPYKCSECGKCYSRKEHLQNHQRLHTGERPFACAQCGKSFIRKQNLLKHQRIHTGERPYQCPACGRSFRYKESLKDHQRVHGAEAGPPPLPPPGILPPGD
- the LOC125325664 gene encoding zinc finger protein CKR1-like — encoded protein: MVYCAALNCQNGTNGAYKNSSITFYGFPLQNEPLLRQWIQNMGRDMETPSKYQRLCSEHFEESSFETDPLKSHKSRRLLKEAVPNKFILGEDGSWLVGTPQGFCGVGRNKTRKRIWNPKRWRAPGMFPQWPRLEDWQNEFYKQLLKEKYGSLITLGRDHAVPKSHVPAGGAVQVKEPQDLVGRKIPASPSTGHDGATLSSHLQDAGGTQLHGSPLGASQAPHCHSSEQGEASGSGHDPAAKPVAMRSGNSVLAGRELDEFRRFLLCHQGRPEEAAVPWFICTQCGKSFARHAYLLRHQRTHSGQRPHACAECGRRFLAKPTLNSHLRTHFHIIRVPKAFPG